Genomic window (Prionailurus bengalensis isolate Pbe53 chromosome E3, Fcat_Pben_1.1_paternal_pri, whole genome shotgun sequence):
GCCCGGTAGCCCCACCCCCTACGGCAAAACCCGGGGCAGGCAGGGTCCCTGCCCCGGGTGGGTGACGATGGGCTGGCTCTCCCTGCTCCCGCAGCTGGTCCAGAACCGCATCCACCTCTACAATTTCCTGCTCCTGAAGATTGTCTTCTTCAACCGCTGGCTGTCGGGGCTGGCCCAGGAGGCCTGGGGGTCCTGCAGCCCCGAGGCCCACCCACCCCCTGGGCTTGCAGCCAGCCCCGTGGGCCGGGTGCTACGGGCCGGGCTGGCACCGATGGCAGTCCCCGTGTGGCTGGCGTGGGCCGGTGTGCTGGGCTGTGTGCGGGCCTCGGGCCTGGCCTGGAAGCAGCTAGGCCTGTCCGCGGCCACCTGCAGGGAGCTGCTTCTGTCGTGTCTACACAGCCTGACGCCGGTAgtgttgctgctgttgctgctgacCAGGAGGCTGTGCCAGAGGGCCCATGGCCGCAGCGTGGTCTGGTTGCTCAGCAAGGTGGGCTGCTGAGGGCAGGCCTGGGGCACTGGGCAAGGCCCTGGGGTGATGCCACCCTGCGAGCTCCTGGTGGCCAGCCGCCCATCCGCTTATCCCCTCCAGGCTCTGCTGGACAAGTGGGCGGTGCCCGAGCTCCTGGCTCTGCTGAAGCGTCTGTACTGGTGGGTGGAGAACGCAGCTGCGCTCACCTCCTGGCACCTGGCCTATCTCGTCGCCTGGACCACTTGCCTTGCCTCCCGCCTGCTGCAGGCTGCCTTTGAGCACACGGCCCAGCTGGCCCAGGCTCAGGAAATTGAGCCCCAGGAGGGCTCAGGGCCCGTGTCCGAGTCCCCCACTCCCTGAGCGCCCGGGCCCCGAGGCTGGGCCAGCCCTGTCAGAGCATGGGACCCCTGGAGAATTAAAGTGTGTCCCCATCTGCCTTTCTGGATCTGGTCTGGTTTTCTCGCTCCGTGGCCTTCTTCTTTactggtctgtgtgtgtgtgtgtgtgtgtgtgcatgcacacgcgcaTGCGTGCCCTAGGGCTGCCCCTCGGAAGGAAATCGCATTCTGTGGGCACCTGATATATGCCAGATGACCCTCTCAGACACTTTACGTACATGATTTTGTTTAAATCTCATAACATCACAGGCATCAGGTTTGATTAGCtcaattttccagatgagaaaattgagccTCAGAAGGGTTGAACATTCCCAAGATCCCAGAGTAAGTCAGGGAAAGTTCCAGCAGTggaactagatttttttttgtttttcagaacctCTAACCTTCTCTAGGTCTGTGCCCCTGATTCTCAGGGCTTTAAGGGACATGAGTTGTTAGAGACTCTGGCCTCTGGGGGGTGCCAAGGCCTCACATTTCAGAGATTTAGAAAGTTCCTTTTGAGACACAGTTCCTCCTGAGCCAGTCTGCAGCTAgctcatccattcatttacacTCTTAGCCACTCAgtttcccatccatccatccatccatccatccatccatccacccatctatccatccatccatccagccatccagccagccagccagccatccacCTATCCAGacatctgcccatccatccacccatccaaccatctgtccatccatccatccatgtgcccatctgcccatccatccacccatccaaccatctgtccatccatccatccatgtgcccatctgcccatccatccacccatccaaccatcTGTCCATcacatccatccttccatccatccatccatgtgcccatctgcccatccatccaccgATCCAACCATCTGTCCATCcaaccatctgcccatccatccatccatccatccatgtgccCATCTGCccaaccatccacccatccaaccatctgtccatccaaccatctgcccatccatccatccatccatccatgtgcccatctgcccatccatccacccatccaaccatcTGTCCAtcacatctatccatccatccatccatccatccatgtgcccatctgcccatccatccacccatccaaccatcTGTCCatcacatccatccatccatccatccatccatccatgtgcccatctgcccatccatccatccatctatccgtccatctgcccaccccctcatccattcattcctttgcCTGCTTACCCAACCACCTACTTACTATCCATCTACCACTCATCCACAAATCCATCCACagatccatccatctatccatctccTCCAGGGAGAGGGAAACATCCCAAATCTCAGCCAATCTGAGCTGGGCAAGCTCAGGCTATAGTGGGTCAGACACCCACCCTGTCCTTAAGCCAGGGATTCTGtgagaaggaggggaaaggatGGTTTCATGGGAGTTAGCAATCACCCTCCACTCACTCCCAAGCCCGAGGGTGGTGTGAGGGTGGGCAGACATTCCAGATAATTCTGTCCTATGTTCGCCTTCTGCGTTCTGGTTCCCAGGGAAATTAGGGCCAGATTCCTGCCCTGTCTCCCATATGAACCTGCAGATGGCCCAGGGTAGGTGTGGGGGGTACTTCTGGGCCCTTTCCCTGAGTCTGAGGAGCAGGTTTGGCCTGCCCGTCGGGGGAGACATCTGAAGGGCTCCCATCTGGCCAGCGAGGCAGAACATCTGCTGGGAAGGAGGGCCCTCAAGGCCTTGGTGCTGGAGTAAATGTGACTGGGATTCCAGAACACACGATGTGCAGGGAAAGCTGGGCGCTGAAGTGTGTGAAGTTGGCTCACCGCTGAGGCTGGGGACTCGGGGAATGGGAAGGAGGCCCCAGGGCAGTCATCTGGAGCTGCATGGGTCTTGAGCTGCCAGGGACCAAGGTGGTGCTTGACAGGACTGTGGCCCGTGGGGCTTGGGGTACTGGCAgcaagggaggggggcaggcggAGCGGGGTCTCAAGGGCGAAAGGGGACAGGCAGGGTGGTGGGCTTGCacatggtgggggcagggaggggggaagggacagaagccAGGAGGGGGCTGGGCGATGGGCTGGAGGCCGGGACCAGCAGGCAGGATTGCATAGCCCTGGCCAGCAGCTACTGGCCAGACTGCATATGTAATActagtatttttccttttactaaattaaaaaaaattattttatgtttatttatttttgagagagagagagagagagacagactgcaagcgggagaggggtcagagagagagggaggcacagaatccgactttggctccaggctctgagctgtcagcacagaacccgacgcggggcttgaacccacaaactgtgagatcgtgacccgagccgaagtcagatgcttaaacaactgagccacccaggcgcccctccttctaaACTTTTACAAAATCACCCACAATTCGGACGTGTTAAGGTAAAAATGCGTCCTTCCTCCCTGGTTCAAAACTTGAGAGAAAAAGGGCTCCTTTCTGGCCGTGAGTCGTTGCATCCACGCAAACCTGCACGCGTGCTCACACGACACACCTGTAGAGGGGTCTCTGGCAGGGACCCACCGAACCATGCACGTCGGTAGGTGACAGACTTTTCTGCCTTTGACGACCTGGCACGCACCCATTCCCGAGGCGGTCCGCGTGGACGTCTTGTCCTTTTGAATGGCTGCACTGAGCTCTCAGGGCAGCTTCCAGTTCGGCCCTTCCCACCCTGGGGTTCTGGAGGGGGTGAGCCCCAGAGGAACGGCCTGGGGGCAGCGAGGGGTGCAGATGGGAGGTGGCCCCGGTCCTGGAGAGCTCCTCTCTGACTCTCCACCTGCTACATCCTCAGGTCTTGGGGTTGACGTCTCTGGGGCTTAAGGGACCGGGGCCGGGGCCGTTGGCCAAGCCTGGCAGAGGGCGAGGGCCTCGCCTGGCCTTGGAcctggggtgcagggtggggcCGACAGACCAGCCGGGACTCAGGACGCTGTTGCCCTGAGCGTGCCCACCTGCTCAGCTTGCCCCCCACAAACAGCCGGCCCCCACGTCCTTGGCTGCTGGCGGGAAGGAGGCCCCCGCTGGCAAAGGCCCGACGTGTACTTTCCACATAGGGGCTCTGCAGGAGGGCCTCCAGTGTGGCTGCCTGGGCTAAGTGCCCGCTAAGTACCTCAAGGCCTGGAAGGTAGAGTAGGTCCGAAGGCAGATTGGGAACCCATCCTTTGGGCTGCTGTggctgggaaggcttcctgaaggaggggGCATTGGAACTGGGTTTACAAGAGAGGCATGTACCACAGGCCCTGCGCTCTGGCCCCAGATCAGCACTGTCAggctcttaacctctctggacctggGTTTCTCCCTGCTGTTGCTGATATGTGCCCAGGGAAGGGCCCCCCGCTGGGTTTTAGGACACAGGCTGACGTCGAGTCTGCCCCGGGCAGCGTCCAGGCTGGGGAGCTGGGGCAGCTCTGAGCAGGGGGAGGCTTGTGAGAGGTGACGGCCTTCCCGCCCCGAGGCCAGGGCCCGAGGAGAAGGTTCCGTAGGTCTGGCCTGCTTCTTCCTGTGACTTAGATGAAgctctgccctctctgggcctcagtttccgtGTCTGTGACCAGATGATCCCCCATGAGCTAGCCAGCACTCGAGGGGGCCCCACGGACCTGGACGCCTCAGCGGGGAGGTGGTCTTGAGCAGGGGGAGCTGGGTCTACGTGTGCACCCTACTCGAGCCGGGGCCTGGCTCCGTGGAACTACATGTCTAGGCCTTGGCTGTAAGTCCTCCGGGGCTTTCTGAGGCCCTGGCATCCGGGGACTGGGGTTTGGGAGAAAAGCAGGGGGGCAAGACCCTGCCCCTGGCTGCCCCTCGCATGCAGTGGACAGATCAGAGGCCTTGGAGTCAGAAAGCCTCAGGGGTTTGAATCCTGGATCTACAGCTTCCTGGCTGCATAACCTTAGGCAAGTCCCTGAAccctgtgagcctcagtttccccacctatgAACAGGCATGATCACAGCACGTCCGGCCTCACAAGACTGTCATCGGGTCTGTGCGTGAGGCAGGAGGGACTGAGTACCCCAGCTCCCTCTGCTGCCTTCCCAGGGGCTGCGGATCCCCGTTCTGAGGCCTAGGGCAAGGGCGGTCAGTCCATCTGCCTcaggcctctgtgtgtgtgtgtgtggaggggccCTGGCCCGCCGGAGGAAAACAAGtggggggcagtgaggagggggggactgtgggcagggtggggggaattGGCTGAAGGGCCGGCCAGCAGCTCCACGCAATCTGTCTGCTATGCAGTCCCGGGCCTGGCCTGTATTTATTTATGCTGAGCGTATATTTATATCAGCCCCTTTCTCATTAATAGGGCAGGAAATGGCTGGAATTGTTACATACCTGGCCGCCCAGGGGTCCCGCTCCGCCAAGGCACACAGGGCGCTGGCTGCCCGGCGACTGCGAGGGGCCCCCTCCTCAGTCCCCGGCCTGAGTCCCTGGCCTTTCACTGACCTCGCTTTGCATCGACCCCCCTTGGCTTCCTTGAGTTCCTActccgtgccccccccccccccccccccccccccgccgagcaTACAGCCCTGGGAAAAGCGGGTTCATTTTCTGGCTGTTCCCTGTCCCCCAGCTCCTGACCCCCTCCCGACCTCAGGGGAGACAGAAGTGTGAGGTGCCGTCTAGGTCCAGCTTACAGAATGGGGGAGCACTGGGCAGACGGAAGGCAGAGCTTCAGAGTGAGAAATCAGGGTCCCCTGATTTGGGCATGGGGTCCTggagccctggggtggggtgtgggcagAAGAGAAAGTGACGGGGTGGCGAGAGCCCTCCCGAGGTCCCCGGGGCTCTGCTCCCCAGCAAAGCCAGGCTACACGTCCACCAGGATGCACCCTGCAGGTCATAGGACCCCCGTGCATCCGACAGGGGCCTGACAGGGGGTGGAGGCTCATCCTCGTCCCGTCCTCCTGGCCACCGTGGCCAACCGAGGCTTCCCTGCCGAGGGCCCAGCAGCCCCCTCCCTGGCCTTCACGGCTGCACTCGGAAGCAAGCCAGAGTCTGTTGGGCCTGGGCCCCAGGTGGGGCTGCCGGGGCTGAGAGGCGCGGCCCCCTCCCCAGAACGCTCTCCTGACATAACCAATTCATTTCTGTGCCTCGGCCTGCTCCCCCAGCCGGTCTCCCCTCCCAGGCCAGGCTGTGCTGTcctgctgtccctcccctggGTGGCTTTGCTGGGGTGGGGTTAGAAGGAGCCTGCGGGATGCCCacctgccctggggtgggggggggcggtagcTGTGCCTGTTACCCTCCCTGCAGCTGGGGCCCACGAGCTGTATCCACTCAGAGCCTTTTCCTAGGCCAGGTCTCCTGGTGGCTCCCCTGTGCTCAGCTGGGCCTGGCCTCCGACTTCTGCCCCCTGCAGCCTCAGTGCCCTCCCGGCTCAGAGGCCAGAGTGGGGCCAGTGTGCAGATATGGTGACTAAAGCTTAGAGGCGAGGGCCTTTCCTGAGGGCCTGCCCTTTGCCCTCACCCCGCTCTGTCAGCAGTACGTCTAGGGCCTGGggcaagggggtgggaggggtgcgGCTCCTGACCTTGAGGAGGGGACACTGAGAACCTCCAGTTCTCTAGGCCGGAGCCCCCCTGGGTGGTGGGAGCGGCTGCTGCATGCCTGGGGCTCAGGCAGGGGTCTCTGGGTTTGTGGCCGTCCGACCATAAAGGGCAGATGTGCTATATGGGGACAGGAGAGCCAGACCCCAGGTAGAGTGCCACGCCCGGGTTCCTTCTCCCCAGACGCCATGTTGAGCCACCAGCCTGCACAGCCCCACGTCCGTGCCCGAGCCCTGGCCAGCGGCAGGTGCCTGGTGCTCCTCCGGCCCTGCCTGGCTCTGCCTGGCCTGGCCAGGTGGTCTCAGACAGGTGGCTCTTCTGGGAGCTGCCTGTTTGGAAGAGGAGGACCCCACACCCTGCACGGGAGCTGTGAGGCCCCGATGAGGCAGGTGAGGGGCTCACACAGGATCCGGCACATGGTGGGTGCTCAGCAAATAGGAATATCTCTTCTGTCACCTCCATGTGGCAGCTAagtgcctggggcctggggctcagcGGTCAGCTCGGGTCCTCTGCCCGGCCGTGTTCCCGTCCCTCCACGTTCCAAACGGACTAGGGGGGAGACCGAGGGGCGGCCAGCTCCTCGGAGATTCCCCTGGGGCTGGACTATGTCGCCCACCCCACAGACCCCGTCTCAAAGGTCAGGGCAGTGTCTCCTCTCGATGCTTAAACTAGGAGGTCCAGGTCACCTAACTGTGGGAGCCTGGGAGCATCtgtgtgggagggagaggcaagCATCTGTCCCCAAAGTGTCCTCTCCCTTAGACCCTCTGCTTCAAGTTGGGGTCCTGCCTGTCCCTGGCttgtgtgaccctggacaggTCATTGGGCCGTCCCTGCTCATGCAATGAGGCGTAAGCCTTCAGGCTCTGTGGCTCCTGAGTCAGAGTCAGAACCCCTCTTGGCCCTGGGGTTTGGGGTGCTGGAGAGGGTAAGTGTGGAGGCCCCTTGTTCCAGCCCCCGAAGCCCCAGGCCCCCACGTCCGGCTGCTGCAGCTGAGCGCTGCAGGGAATAGATAGACCTTGGGGATAGACCGCATCCATCTGGAGCTGTgtccgcccccaccccagactcaCATCTGGAGCCCAAAGCCGGCTAGCCGGCTAAACACGGAGCATCTGGGCCCCGAAGAGCCTGCTCCCAGGTTAATGCGGCCCATCTGGGCCCCTGGTTGCTGCTCCGCCCTGTCTCCACAGAGGATGCTGGCGCACATCTGGAGGGCTGGAGCCCTGTGGTCGCTCCGCCTTCCCGTGCTGCCTGGGGTTCCCTCCCCGAGGCCGGGGTCTTACGCACAGAGGGCTCATTCTTCCTTTCTGGATGACACGGCTCCTAGGACTTCCTCTGGGAGCTGCCTCGGGAGTAGCCCAGTTTTGACATAACGTGGACACATGTCCCTTGCCAGAAGTGGTGACAGCTGCCACTCTGCAGCAACTCACGCTGCAGCCCTTGGCATCGCTTGAAAGAGCCTCTGGGGCCCCCAGCGTCGTCTGcccgcctgcccctccccacggcGCCCAGGGTGCCGCGGGGCGTGTCACTAGCTCTGGGGGACCATCCTGGGTCCCTGTCACGAAGCCCACCTCACACGCTGTGTCTGGCTgtcacttcccttctcttcctcaatTCCCAGCCAATGGGGGTGCTCAGCAGGATGGGGGCAGACGTCTCCCCAGAGGCCCCAGACTCAGAGAGGAGAGCTTAGAAAAGGAGGTTGCCCGAGGGAAGCAGGCTGCCATGCAGCACAGACTTCGTGGGGACAGCCAGGGGGGAGGGACGCAGGCCTGGGTTGGAGGAAACTTGTGGGCCATGGGAATTGCCCAGGGGCGGCCTGGACTGGTTCCTCCTCAGACTGCCCTTCTGACCTCAATGGGGACATGGGGCCCTAACGAGTAAGGCGTAGGAGTCTTGTCACTGTCATTGGGCTAGTGAGCTCCTAGCGCCAGGCCCAAGCCCCATTATTCCAAGATTCTAGGCTTCTGAAATGCTGCCTTCTCAGACTCTGAGCTTCCTGTGACCGGAGGTACAAACAGCTACCAGGTACATAGGACGGAGGGAGGAAGCGCGGGGGGAGAGCGCCCTGAGAATGCAGGCAAGTGTCTCTAGCCTGTGGCCTGGGCCGAAGGCCTTGCTGTCTCCCTGCCCGGAATGCTCTCTGCTCCGCCGCTGGCCCAGCCTCCGAGGCCTGGgggtgtgagcacagagcccgccgaTTTTGCATCCTGTGGTCAAGCTTTATCAGAGCATCACTGGCCCCAGTTGAAAGGAATCCTTCAATGCCGTAGCCTCCAGCCCGGAGGACCCGG
Coding sequences:
- the TMEM270 gene encoding transmembrane protein 270, which produces MEAVPPVRCSLLGILLLVVKLSVLLVQNRIHLYNFLLLKIVFFNRWLSGLAQEAWGSCSPEAHPPPGLAASPVGRVLRAGLAPMAVPVWLAWAGVLGCVRASGLAWKQLGLSAATCRELLLSCLHSLTPVVLLLLLLTRRLCQRAHGRSVVWLLSKALLDKWAVPELLALLKRLYWWVENAAALTSWHLAYLVAWTTCLASRLLQAAFEHTAQLAQAQEIEPQEGSGPVSESPTP